The following coding sequences are from one Pseudoalteromonas rubra window:
- a CDS encoding nitroreductase family protein, with protein sequence MKQHANVPLNDFIEYPQEEMLSRATAFLDEAKRRHTIRSFSDRPVPKEIIEACIKTAGSAPSGANHQPWHFVAIHSQDVKQQIRAAAEQQEQAFYEGRAGEEWLDALKPLGTDADKPYLEHAPWLIAIFSQKKGGIHTEDKNTNYYVHESVGIATGFLIQALHHAGLATLTHTPKPMSFLTEICQRDKENERPYMLLIAGYPAEDATVPEHALVKKPLEEIATFL encoded by the coding sequence ATGAAACAACATGCGAACGTGCCTCTCAACGATTTTATTGAGTACCCACAGGAAGAAATGCTCAGCCGGGCCACTGCGTTTCTGGATGAAGCAAAGCGTCGCCACACCATCCGCAGCTTTAGCGACCGTCCGGTGCCCAAAGAGATCATCGAAGCCTGTATCAAAACGGCTGGCTCAGCGCCCAGTGGTGCTAACCATCAGCCCTGGCATTTTGTGGCCATTCACAGTCAGGACGTAAAACAGCAGATCCGTGCAGCGGCCGAGCAGCAAGAACAGGCATTTTATGAAGGTCGTGCTGGCGAAGAATGGCTCGATGCCTTAAAACCATTAGGCACCGATGCAGATAAGCCTTATCTGGAGCATGCCCCCTGGTTAATCGCCATCTTTAGCCAGAAAAAAGGCGGCATCCACACCGAAGATAAAAATACCAACTACTATGTCCATGAATCCGTTGGCATTGCGACTGGTTTTTTGATCCAGGCGCTGCACCATGCCGGACTGGCAACCCTGACCCATACGCCGAAACCCATGAGCTTCCTGACCGAGATCTGCCAGCGAGATAAAGAAAACGAGCGACCTTATATGTTGCTGATCGCCGGTTATCCCGCAGAAGACGCAACCGTTCCGGAGCACGCCCTGGTTAAAAAGCCGCTTGAGGAGATTGCGACTTTTCTGTAG
- a CDS encoding fumarylacetoacetate hydrolase family protein, with the protein MYQHLWESGDAVALEVGKAVCVGRNYVAHAKELNNPIPDSPLLFIKPASAFCHFQSPLVLNTTLGEHHYEAELVLLVGETIDNHTREPLQHICGIATGLDLTLRELQSKLKQQGHPWECAKAFDNSCSLTPFRAVNGLDENSVLHYRFWQNDALKQHGDSSLMIFSLASLLTEISRYFTLNPGDIVMTGTPQGVGALNEGDTLALQLQDAPLYSATVTVRR; encoded by the coding sequence ATGTATCAGCACTTATGGGAATCAGGTGACGCAGTCGCCCTGGAGGTGGGTAAAGCGGTATGTGTGGGTCGTAATTACGTGGCACATGCCAAAGAGCTAAACAACCCAATACCCGATAGCCCCCTGCTATTTATCAAGCCGGCTTCGGCATTTTGCCATTTTCAGTCGCCACTGGTACTCAATACCACGCTGGGTGAGCACCACTATGAAGCTGAACTCGTACTGCTGGTAGGGGAGACCATAGATAATCACACCCGTGAGCCGTTGCAACACATCTGTGGGATTGCGACCGGGCTGGACCTGACACTCAGGGAGTTACAGAGCAAATTAAAACAACAAGGACACCCATGGGAATGCGCCAAGGCGTTTGATAACAGTTGCAGTCTGACCCCATTCAGAGCCGTGAATGGCCTGGATGAAAACAGTGTGCTGCACTATCGGTTTTGGCAAAATGACGCGCTTAAGCAGCACGGAGACAGCAGCTTGATGATTTTTTCACTGGCGAGCTTGCTGACTGAGATCAGCCGATATTTTACCCTGAACCCGGGTGATATCGTGATGACAGGCACCCCACAGGGGGTGGGGGCATTAAACGAAGGTGACACCCTGGCGTTACAGCTCCAGGATGCCCCTTTGTATAGCGCGACGGTTACTGTCAGGCGTTAA
- a CDS encoding MFS transporter, which produces MTKQQLCKRYGIHLGLTMFAAMLLLPILTPYLLAQGFVVSQIAIAMVVMTAVIIISEVPSGALADHFGRRRLFCCSLVFALLTNLLLLIATDFVTLLIAVGCWGLNQATLSGTLNAWFVERFHEAEGEQTLNQGFAATYGLAYGIGASSAVLSALFLAFGNHLALSTLQMYQLIFIVSSIGFILLLPLTFYWVKESKSPTQQRFRQALKQHVGTTLSTVRQPALAKLLIALVIVIPVSASIEKFWPIFVHQLEQVDMDAVAWLFPAVMAATFALNGVAAVLSAKLCTLLNQKLGQAMAVAHLLKLVALVAMALAPDLSWFVAALLLFFLCFGLTQPAQLQLQHQLCDDSVRATIESLGSLTTRMGGMLGAALTGALLNLVSLPVSWLLLGALSLLGIVLLFSPSLNQQDPPAVKEPEAEPASADLNA; this is translated from the coding sequence ATGACCAAACAACAATTGTGTAAGCGTTACGGCATTCATCTCGGCCTGACCATGTTTGCTGCCATGTTGCTGCTGCCGATCCTGACTCCTTACCTGCTCGCGCAGGGCTTTGTGGTCAGCCAGATAGCCATTGCCATGGTGGTAATGACTGCCGTGATCATCATCAGTGAAGTACCCAGTGGAGCACTGGCCGACCATTTCGGCCGTCGCAGGTTATTTTGCTGTTCATTGGTATTTGCTTTACTGACCAATCTGTTATTGCTGATCGCCACTGATTTTGTGACCTTGCTGATCGCAGTCGGCTGTTGGGGACTCAATCAGGCCACCCTGAGCGGGACGCTCAACGCCTGGTTTGTGGAGCGCTTTCATGAAGCAGAAGGCGAACAAACTCTGAATCAGGGATTTGCTGCCACCTATGGCCTGGCATACGGGATCGGCGCATCGTCCGCGGTGCTCTCCGCTTTGTTTCTGGCGTTTGGCAATCACCTCGCGTTGTCGACTTTGCAGATGTATCAGCTTATCTTTATTGTGTCGAGCATTGGCTTTATCTTGCTGTTACCCTTGACCTTTTACTGGGTCAAGGAGAGCAAATCTCCCACTCAGCAGCGCTTTAGACAGGCACTTAAACAACATGTTGGCACCACCCTCAGCACAGTGCGTCAACCAGCACTGGCTAAACTGCTGATTGCACTCGTGATCGTGATCCCGGTCAGCGCCAGTATTGAAAAATTCTGGCCTATCTTTGTTCACCAGCTGGAACAAGTCGATATGGATGCCGTAGCCTGGCTATTTCCAGCCGTCATGGCTGCAACCTTTGCTTTGAACGGCGTCGCTGCGGTACTCAGTGCTAAGCTGTGTACACTGCTCAATCAAAAGCTGGGGCAGGCAATGGCAGTTGCCCACCTGCTTAAGCTGGTTGCTTTGGTTGCCATGGCACTGGCACCCGATCTAAGCTGGTTTGTGGCAGCGTTACTGCTGTTCTTCCTGTGCTTTGGCCTGACCCAGCCGGCACAATTGCAGCTGCAGCATCAACTGTGCGACGACAGTGTACGAGCCACTATTGAATCTCTGGGTTCACTAACGACCCGCATGGGTGGCATGCTGGGCGCCGCACTCACGGGCGCTTTACTGAACCTGGTCTCGCTGCCGGTAAGCTGGTTACTGCTTGGCGCTTTGTCGCTGTTGGGCATCGTGTTGTTGTTCAGCCCCTCGCTCAACCAGCAAGACCCGCCTGCGGTTAAAGAGCCTGAGGCTGAACCCGCTTCCGCGGATCTTAACGCCTGA
- a CDS encoding non-ribosomal peptide synthetase, with the protein MHQLMYTLKSQQISVWQDQGKLKLASQSDVSQSDIVATIRAHKTQLLDYLQRHNISSRLCFEQTQIFAAESNAAPLTLGQTQMMFSQQISEQTHTYHIPCLLKLAKDCDRDAMEQALQRLCQRHSALSVCFVSNAQGQIQQQRVDTPFVLPQLACDEVTLDETCQQLFTRPFALSEERPFRATWLSTESHNYLYLLWHHIAFDGWSLGVFLTELQASYQDTTLAPALQFNDYAHWQAQRLSAQRIATLKDYWLSQLDAHSALHLPCAHTRPKVFDHSGANATLTLPDGSSEQLQALAKRHKISTNTLGLAAWFHTLSLYSGQQDLTIGLPSDNRPNQACQQILGYFVNSLPIRLQTELSHTLADWLALVQRQVNEAKAHQDLPFEEIKSALDVTMDTSRHPVFQTMFTSSQFQHATEHALWQQHLTDTDAHVTAKFDLTMHLELAPEQAQVNLNYASALYSEEHAQRIATLYTQVLTAYAQSMEAERDALFSLPLLSQSDLDVQHQLSGLSDAFPTPLTITERFAHIAAKYPQHIALRSAERHWTYQQLDQETNRLAAQIQAFSPGVQVVALHLPCNAPLVIAMLATLKAGAAYTTLPYKDPLPRRAYQLEDSQAELLLTQNSLIEEAGILADSVQLPLLNVDDILGNTSLSTEPVQCETTPHSPANIIYTSGTTGKPKGALLTHYGCTSFTADCQYINITPQSRMMQLANPAFDATTIETWMCLLNGATLYCGYSDLLSQITEFKKMLCEEQISTLFLTRALFDTLYQQDPTLFATLEHLLSGGEALTPELVNQLVNSEYAPKHFYNLYGPTECSSCTTSHEITGQDTRIPIGKPIQGRAVAVIGQHGQLLPPGCPGELYIGGAGLALGYLNRDALSAEKFVSLKVFGQPQSYYRSGDLVYWQPDGTLAYLGRNDEQVKIRGHRVELGEIEQHLNALPEVSNCALVVRKHQGHSQLDGYVVLAETGDINTQLDTLRDTLNQRLPDYMQPHTLSAIEQLPLTTSGKLDKRRLPEPQRVSDTVVEPESATERKLLALWQSLLGIDSMCVTQPVMHYGADSIRLLHFCSAASKEGWQLTPKLLIEHNTIRTQAALLEQQNRDLFNGMSDDEALQAVLTLPHFEPGLIRPAEIADAAMVHLFPAAASADSFNPLVEKLSTQFEVHALENVKIFTGRHLNQLSLVRYYAERIVAHQSEGPYYLGGFCEGAALSLEVARHLESMGHEVAHSFLIDPILPQLSATQLADAEQRVQDSDPSLETWPIGRAFVDFVRHFRTADSYAYPVSFFTADRVNDEAMPTEALGLFEPVFDVAMVYKATFALPDNGFAALLPQAEYIDLLSAHDEIMTDERDLDCIAARFNQVLSSAQSQRIQERRA; encoded by the coding sequence ATGCACCAGTTAATGTACACCCTGAAAAGCCAACAGATCAGCGTCTGGCAAGACCAGGGCAAGCTAAAACTTGCCAGCCAGAGTGATGTAAGCCAGTCGGACATAGTAGCGACAATCCGTGCTCATAAAACTCAGCTGCTGGACTATTTGCAACGCCATAACATCAGCAGCAGACTATGCTTTGAGCAAACACAGATCTTTGCAGCCGAAAGCAACGCTGCGCCGCTGACGCTGGGACAGACACAAATGATGTTTTCTCAGCAAATCAGCGAGCAGACTCATACCTATCATATTCCCTGTTTACTGAAGCTCGCCAAAGACTGCGACAGAGACGCGATGGAGCAAGCATTACAGCGTCTGTGTCAACGACACAGTGCGCTCAGTGTCTGCTTTGTCTCCAATGCACAGGGTCAGATACAGCAACAGCGGGTCGATACTCCTTTTGTACTGCCACAGCTAGCCTGCGATGAGGTCACGCTGGATGAAACCTGTCAGCAACTATTTACCCGGCCTTTTGCACTGAGCGAGGAACGCCCGTTTCGTGCCACCTGGCTGAGCACAGAATCACACAATTATCTTTATCTATTGTGGCACCACATTGCCTTTGACGGCTGGTCTTTGGGTGTGTTCTTAACTGAGCTGCAGGCCAGTTATCAGGATACAACGCTTGCCCCCGCATTACAGTTTAATGATTACGCTCACTGGCAGGCACAACGTCTCAGTGCACAGCGTATTGCGACACTGAAAGACTACTGGCTAAGCCAACTTGATGCCCATTCGGCCTTGCATTTGCCCTGCGCCCACACCAGACCCAAAGTGTTTGACCACAGCGGCGCAAATGCCACGCTGACCCTGCCTGATGGTAGCAGCGAACAGCTTCAGGCTCTGGCAAAACGTCACAAGATCAGCACCAATACGCTGGGGCTGGCAGCCTGGTTCCACACTCTGAGCTTATATAGCGGCCAGCAGGATCTGACCATAGGATTACCCAGCGATAACCGCCCTAATCAGGCTTGTCAGCAGATCCTGGGTTACTTTGTAAACTCTTTGCCAATCCGCCTTCAGACTGAACTGAGCCACACGCTGGCCGACTGGCTGGCGCTGGTACAACGTCAGGTGAATGAAGCAAAGGCGCATCAGGATTTACCTTTTGAGGAAATTAAATCTGCACTGGATGTGACCATGGACACCAGTCGTCACCCGGTGTTTCAGACCATGTTTACCTCCAGTCAGTTTCAGCACGCCACTGAACATGCGTTGTGGCAACAGCATTTGACCGACACAGATGCGCATGTAACCGCTAAGTTTGACCTGACTATGCATCTGGAACTGGCCCCTGAGCAGGCTCAGGTCAACCTCAACTATGCCAGCGCACTGTACAGTGAAGAGCACGCCCAGCGTATCGCCACACTCTATACCCAGGTCTTAACGGCCTATGCACAGAGTATGGAGGCAGAACGCGATGCGCTATTTAGCTTACCGCTACTCAGCCAGTCGGATTTAGATGTGCAACACCAGCTCAGTGGTCTGTCAGATGCCTTCCCGACTCCGCTGACTATCACTGAACGATTTGCGCACATTGCTGCCAAATACCCGCAACACATCGCCCTGCGCAGCGCCGAACGACACTGGACCTATCAGCAGCTAGACCAGGAAACCAATCGTCTGGCAGCCCAGATACAAGCATTTTCCCCGGGTGTCCAGGTTGTTGCACTGCATTTACCCTGCAACGCTCCGTTAGTCATCGCCATGCTGGCGACCCTTAAAGCTGGCGCGGCATATACCACTTTGCCCTACAAAGATCCTCTGCCACGACGAGCCTATCAGCTTGAAGACAGTCAGGCAGAGCTGTTACTGACGCAAAACAGTTTAATCGAAGAAGCCGGGATCCTGGCTGACTCTGTGCAACTGCCGTTGCTTAATGTCGACGACATCCTGGGTAATACATCTTTGAGTACCGAGCCCGTACAGTGTGAAACGACCCCACACAGCCCAGCCAATATCATCTATACCTCAGGGACCACCGGCAAACCAAAAGGCGCCTTACTGACGCATTATGGCTGCACGTCTTTCACGGCTGATTGTCAGTACATCAACATCACGCCTCAATCACGCATGATGCAGCTGGCCAATCCCGCTTTTGATGCCACGACCATTGAGACCTGGATGTGTTTACTCAATGGTGCAACCCTCTATTGTGGTTACAGCGACTTACTCAGTCAGATCACTGAGTTCAAAAAGATGTTGTGTGAGGAGCAGATCTCAACCTTGTTCCTGACCCGGGCATTATTCGACACCTTATACCAGCAAGACCCAACACTGTTTGCCACTTTGGAACATCTGCTATCGGGCGGAGAAGCGCTAACCCCGGAGCTGGTCAATCAGCTGGTCAATTCAGAGTATGCGCCCAAACACTTTTATAACCTCTATGGCCCGACGGAATGCTCCAGTTGCACCACCAGCCATGAGATCACCGGTCAGGATACCCGCATTCCCATAGGCAAACCCATTCAGGGCCGCGCCGTTGCCGTCATTGGTCAACATGGTCAGCTGCTGCCGCCGGGCTGTCCTGGCGAATTGTACATTGGCGGCGCGGGCCTCGCGCTGGGATATTTGAATCGCGATGCACTCAGTGCTGAAAAATTCGTCTCGCTCAAAGTGTTTGGTCAACCTCAGTCTTATTACCGAAGCGGAGATCTGGTTTACTGGCAACCAGATGGCACGCTGGCTTATCTTGGCCGCAATGATGAGCAGGTCAAGATCCGCGGTCACCGCGTTGAACTGGGAGAAATCGAACAACATCTTAATGCCCTCCCCGAAGTTAGCAATTGCGCCTTAGTGGTACGCAAGCACCAAGGCCACAGCCAGCTTGATGGCTATGTGGTGCTGGCAGAGACTGGTGACATCAATACTCAGCTTGATACGCTGCGTGATACACTCAATCAGCGGCTGCCCGATTATATGCAACCACATACTTTAAGCGCCATCGAGCAACTGCCACTGACCACCAGCGGTAAACTCGACAAGCGCCGATTACCTGAGCCGCAACGGGTGTCGGATACCGTGGTAGAACCTGAGAGCGCAACAGAGAGAAAACTCTTAGCACTATGGCAATCCCTGCTGGGCATCGACAGCATGTGTGTCACGCAACCTGTTATGCATTATGGCGCTGACTCTATCCGACTGTTGCACTTTTGCAGTGCAGCAAGCAAAGAAGGTTGGCAGCTCACGCCTAAACTCTTGATAGAGCACAACACCATTCGCACCCAGGCGGCACTGCTGGAGCAGCAAAATCGAGATCTGTTCAACGGCATGAGTGATGATGAGGCGCTACAGGCTGTGTTAACGTTGCCACATTTCGAACCCGGACTAATCCGCCCCGCAGAAATAGCGGATGCGGCCATGGTGCATCTGTTCCCCGCAGCGGCCAGTGCAGATAGCTTTAATCCCCTGGTGGAAAAATTAAGCACACAGTTTGAGGTACATGCGCTGGAGAACGTGAAAATATTCACCGGTCGCCACCTCAACCAACTGAGCCTGGTGCGTTATTATGCCGAGCGCATTGTTGCGCATCAAAGCGAGGGACCCTACTACCTGGGTGGTTTCTGCGAAGGCGCAGCCCTAAGCCTTGAAGTTGCCAGACATCTGGAATCTATGGGTCATGAAGTAGCGCACAGCTTCCTGATTGACCCCATCCTGCCGCAACTGAGCGCAACCCAACTGGCCGACGCAGAGCAACGCGTACAGGACAGCGACCCAAGCCTGGAAACCTGGCCAATCGGTCGTGCTTTTGTGGACTTTGTACGTCACTTCCGTACTGCCGACTCTTATGCCTACCCGGTGAGCTTTTTTACCGCCGATCGGGTTAATGATGAAGCAATGCCAACAGAAGCGTTAGGCCTGTTCGAACCAGTGTTTGATGTCGCGATGGTTTACAAAGCCACCTTTGCATTACCCGACAATGGCTTTGCGGCCTTGCTGCCCCAGGCTGAGTACATTGACTTGCTCAGCGCCCATGACGAAATCATGACCGATGAACGAGATCTGGATTGCATTGCAGCCCGCTTCAATCAGGTGCTGTCCTCAGCACAATCTCAGCGGATTCAGGAGCGACGCGCATGA